ATCAGTGGATCAAGTCCCAGTAGGCTGGCCATCCCAATGCCGATGGCGTTTTGCATCAGCAGCAACCCCACCACGACGATCAGGAAAATCCCCACTACGCGACCGCCTGCCCGCAGGCTGGCGATGTTGGCGTTTAAACCGATAGTAGCAAAAAATGCCAGCATCAGCGGATCGCGCAACGTCATATCGAAGTTCACTTCCCAACCCATGCTCTTTTTCAGCACCAACAGGGCCAGCGCCACCAGCAGCCCGCCGGCAACAGGTTCTGGAATCGTGTATTTCTTAAGAAAGGAGACTGACTGAACCAGTTTACGCCCCAGCAGCAACGTCAGCGTTGCGGCAACGAGGGTTGATAAGGTATCGAGTTGAAACATACAAAGCTCCTTGAGTACGTCTGAATCAGTTACGCACGATGTCTTATTCCTGAGGCTATTTTTAGCTTTTAATGATAATTCGGCATGGATTTTAAGCAGAAAAGCGCGGAAAGTTATATAAAAATGTGATTTTATCTATTTTAAATATTAAGAACGTTCACTCGCAAACGTTTGCTTTTACCCTCTGCTCAGATAAAATGCCCGCTTTGCTATCACGGGATTATCACTGATGTCTGTTAACACCCTCGAGTCCGAAAATGCGCAACCGGTTGCTCAGACTCAAAACAGCGAACTGATTTATCGTCTTGAAGATCGCCCGCCGCTTCCACAAACCCTGTTTGCCGCCTGTCAGCATCTGCTGGCAATGTTCGTTGCGGTGATTACGCCGGCGCTGCTCATCTGTCAGGCGCTGGGGTTACCGGCTCAGGATACGCAACACATTATCAGTATGTCGCTGTTCGCCTCCGGCGTGGCCTCCATTATTCAGATTAAAGCATGGGGTCCGGTAGGTTCGGGGCTGTTATCGATTCAGGGCACCAGTTTTAACTTCGTGGCACCGCTGATTATGGGCGGTACGGCACTAAAAACCGGTGGCGCAGACGTTCCCACCATGATGGCGGCGCTGTTTGGTACTCTGATGCTGGCCAGTTGCACAGAGATGGTACTCTCGCGCATCCTGCATCTCGCGCGTCGAATTATCACCCCGCTGGTCTCAGGTGTGGTGGTAATGATCATCGGCCTGTCGCTGATTCAGGTGGGGTTGACGTCTATCGGCGGTGGCTATGCCGCAATGAGCGACAACACCTTCGGCGCACCTAAAAACTTGATGCTGGCAGGCGTTGTGCTGCTGCTGATTATTCTGCTCAACCGTCAGCGAAATCCGTACCTGCGCGTGGCTTCACTGGTTATCGCCATGGCTGCAGGTTATGCTCTGGCGTGGTTCATGGGCATGCTGCCGGAAAACAGCGCGCCAGCCTCCCAGGAACTGATCATGGTCCCGACGCCGCTGTACTACGGTCTGGGCATTGACTGGAACCTGCTGCTGCCGCTGATGTTGGTATTTATGATCACCTCACTGGAAACCATCGGCGATATCACCGCAACGTCCGACGTTTCCGAACAGCCCGTTTCAGGTCCACTGTATATGAAACGTCTGAAAGGGGGGGTTCTGGCGAACGGCCTGAACTCATTCGTCTCTGCAGTCTTTAACACCTTCCCGAACTCCTGTTTCGGACAAAACAACGGGGTCATTCAGTTGACTGGCGTGGCCAGTCGCTACGTTGGCTTCGTGGTTGCGCTGATGCTGATCGTACTCGGTCTGTTTCCGGCAGTGAGTGGTTTTGTGCAGCATATTCCTGAGCCGGTACTCGGCGGGGCTACGCTTGTCATGTTCGGGACTATCGCGGCGTCTGGCGTGCGTATCGTTTCCCGCGAACCGTTGAATCGCCGCGCGATCCTGATTATTGCGCTGTCGCTGGCAGTCGGTCTTGGTGTTTCTCAGCAGCCACTGATCCTGCAGTTCGCACCTGACTGGGTGAAAAACCTGCTCTCTTCCGGAATCGCTGCCGGTGGTATCACCGCTATCGTACTGAATCTGATTTTCCCGCCTGAAAAGCAGTAAACACGTTGCGACGGTGATTCAACTTCGCCGTCGCTATCATACTCTTTCACGATTCCTGCCTTGAGGATTGCGCGTAAATCGTGCATAACTCAACTATGTGCACTTCGCAGGATGGAAGACCATGAAATTTATTGGAAAGCTGATTCTCTACGTGCTGATCGCCCTTCTGGTGGTGATTCTCGGCCTCTATTTCCTGCTGCAAACACGCTGGGGCGCGGAACACATCAGTACCTGGATATCTGAGCACAGCGACTATCGACTGTCCTTTGAGGCGATGGACCATCGTTTTTCTTCTCCTTCGCATATCCTGCTGAAAAACGTCACCTTTGGGCGCGACGGCCAACCAGCCACGCTCGTGGCAAAAACGGTTGATATTGGCCTGAGCACTCGCCAGCTGACGCATCCACGACATGTCGATACGATCCTGCTACAAAACGGCACTCTGAATATTTCTCCTCAGACGGCACCGTTTCCCTTCCAGGCCGATCGCCTGCAGTTACAGGATATGGCATTTAACAGTCCAGGCAGTAAGTGGGATCTGAGCGCCCAGCGGGTGAATGGCGGCGTCATCCCGTGGCTGCCTGAAGCTGGCAACGTGCTCGGCAGAAAAGCGCAGATCCAGCTCAGCGCCGGCTCTCTGACGCTGAATGACGTTCCTGCTGCCAACGTCTTGATTGAAGGCAGCATCGACAACGAACAGGTGACATTAAGCAATATTGGCGCAGATATCGCGCGCGGTGCCTTAACCGGTGTGGTAAAGCGCCTTGCCGACGGCAGTTGGATGGTTGAGAATCTTCGACTGAACGACATCCGACTGCAAAGCGATAAATCACTAGCCGGCTTTTTCGCGCCGCTTAATACCATCCCGTCACTACAGATTAATCGCCTGGAGGTCACCGACGCGCGTCTTCAGGGGCCGGATTGGGCGGTTACCGACCTTGACCTTAGTCTGCGCAATCTGACGTTCAGCAAAGACGACTGGCAGACGCAGGAAGGCAAGTTATCAATGAATGCCAGTGAGTTCATTTTTGGCTCGTTGCACCTGTTCGATCCCATTCTGAATGCGGAGTTTTCACCGCAAGGTATCGCACTGCGCCAGTTCACAAGCCGCTGGGAAGGCGGCATGGTCAGGACTTCCGGCAACTGGCTGCGCGAAGGTAAAGCCCTGATCCTCGATGACGCCGCCATTGCGGGCATAGAGTACACCCTGCCAGAAAACTGGAAACAACGCTGGATGCAGCCGCTGCCGGCGTGGCTGAACAGCCTGACGCTGAAGAAATTTAATGCCAGCCGCAATCTGGTGATTGATATCGATCCGACGTTCCCGTGGCAGTTGACCGCGCTGGATGGCTATGGCGCGAATCTGGGGCTGGTCCAGAACCAGCAATGGGGCGTCTGGAGCGGAAATGCGACCCTGAATGCCGCCGCTGCCACCTTCAACCGCGTCGATGTACGCCGCCCTTCCTTGTCTTTAGCAGCCAACGCCAACACAGTGAACATCAGCGAACTGAGCGCCTTCACAGAAAGAGGGATTCTGGAGGCGACTGCCAGCGTGTCGCAGTTACCACCGCGCCAGACGCAGGTCAGCCTGAATGGCCGCGGTGTCCCGGTGAACGTGCTACAGGAATGGGGATGGCCGGTACTGCCGATCGCCGGTGACGGTAATATTCAGCTGACTGCCAGTGGCACGGTGCAGGCTGACGCGCCCCTGAAACCCACGGTGAATGGACAATTACACGCCATGAATGC
The DNA window shown above is from Citrobacter farmeri and carries:
- the xanP gene encoding xanthine/proton symporter XanP — translated: MSVNTLESENAQPVAQTQNSELIYRLEDRPPLPQTLFAACQHLLAMFVAVITPALLICQALGLPAQDTQHIISMSLFASGVASIIQIKAWGPVGSGLLSIQGTSFNFVAPLIMGGTALKTGGADVPTMMAALFGTLMLASCTEMVLSRILHLARRIITPLVSGVVVMIIGLSLIQVGLTSIGGGYAAMSDNTFGAPKNLMLAGVVLLLIILLNRQRNPYLRVASLVIAMAAGYALAWFMGMLPENSAPASQELIMVPTPLYYGLGIDWNLLLPLMLVFMITSLETIGDITATSDVSEQPVSGPLYMKRLKGGVLANGLNSFVSAVFNTFPNSCFGQNNGVIQLTGVASRYVGFVVALMLIVLGLFPAVSGFVQHIPEPVLGGATLVMFGTIAASGVRIVSREPLNRRAILIIALSLAVGLGVSQQPLILQFAPDWVKNLLSSGIAAGGITAIVLNLIFPPEKQ
- a CDS encoding AsmA family protein, coding for MKFIGKLILYVLIALLVVILGLYFLLQTRWGAEHISTWISEHSDYRLSFEAMDHRFSSPSHILLKNVTFGRDGQPATLVAKTVDIGLSTRQLTHPRHVDTILLQNGTLNISPQTAPFPFQADRLQLQDMAFNSPGSKWDLSAQRVNGGVIPWLPEAGNVLGRKAQIQLSAGSLTLNDVPAANVLIEGSIDNEQVTLSNIGADIARGALTGVVKRLADGSWMVENLRLNDIRLQSDKSLAGFFAPLNTIPSLQINRLEVTDARLQGPDWAVTDLDLSLRNLTFSKDDWQTQEGKLSMNASEFIFGSLHLFDPILNAEFSPQGIALRQFTSRWEGGMVRTSGNWLREGKALILDDAAIAGIEYTLPENWKQRWMQPLPAWLNSLTLKKFNASRNLVIDIDPTFPWQLTALDGYGANLGLVQNQQWGVWSGNATLNAAAATFNRVDVRRPSLSLAANANTVNISELSAFTERGILEATASVSQLPPRQTQVSLNGRGVPVNVLQEWGWPVLPIAGDGNIQLTASGTVQADAPLKPTVNGQLHAMNADKQQVTQTMHAGVVSTGEVTSTEPVPPAPVTP